In the Taeniopygia guttata chromosome 12, bTaeGut7.mat, whole genome shotgun sequence genome, one interval contains:
- the LOC101233297 gene encoding LOW QUALITY PROTEIN: uncharacterized protein (The sequence of the model RefSeq protein was modified relative to this genomic sequence to represent the inferred CDS: inserted 4 bases in 2 codons), with translation MGLLGSFQRCCVCGQSGATIMCCMEDCDRWFHLPCAKEGGCVTQYIPYYSSYCPEHCPKQDVEATPEPDTSCLICLEPVEDRKTFRTLVCPVCKRAWFHRDCIQVGALXPQPQGTAGAQQHQGXLLTLLLFALQGQAMRAGLLYFRCPYCRDEEAFLVEMFALGIRIPFRLPTWEDNDAFADLGERHSRCNARDCLYPGGREEAEEEGPWELLLCSSCAAEGTHRRCSGLRNSVQSWECDSCAGLGTASRDEPELSGPSLTSQSGLEPAHSSAESEAISPSSRGPVPSGLAPQASSAETSSTARQQSLPSPSLDTSSPSTPRSLYSSIPEPEDRGHSRHAGPGRRRTRSCQEGRASNGPVQSRSRCDRRSRTRTERPRRRETPSQASPRRSRSRQQHRALSPPVRSRSRRGRSHRTATRTEGPRRRETPSGTSPRRSRSRHQGQAQSPPVRPSSHRDRSSRTRPRTERPRRRQTPSWESPRRSRSRHQGRALSPPVRSRIRRDSSHRTATRTERPRQRETPSGTSPRRSCCRPQHRASNQPLWSRSRQDRSRRRAASAERPRRTGTPSGRSRRGNRSRQRRRASTGTSNSST, from the exons atggggttGCTTGGCTCTTTCCAGCGCTGCTGCGTCTGTGGCCAGAGCGGGGCAACCATCATGTGCTGCATGGAGGACTGTGACAGATGGTTCCACCTGCCCTGTGCCAAGGAGGGCGGCTGCGTCACACAGTATATTCCATATTACAG ctcctaCTGCCCTGAGCACTGTCCAAAGCAGGACGTGGAGGCGACTCCAGAGCCGGACACCAGTTGCCTCATCTGCTTGGAGCCTGTGGAGGATAGAAAGACTTTCAGAACCCTGGTGTGCCCAGTGTGCAAAAGGGCCTGGTTCCACAGGGACTGCATCCAGGTAGGAGCCct tcctcagccccagggcacagcaggtgctcagcagcaccaggg ctTGCTCACCCTGCTTCTGTttgccctgcagggacaggccatgcGCGCTGGTCTTTTATATTTCCGGTGCCCCTATTGCAGAGACGAGGAGGCATTCCTTGTCGAAATGTTCGCCCTGGGGATCCGAATCCCCTTCAG ACTGCCAACATGGGAGGACAACGATGCCTTCGCAGATCTAGGAGAGAGGCACAGCAGGTGCAATGCCAGGGATTGCCTTTACCcgggaggcagggaggaggcagaggaagaggg GCCCTGGGAACTGCTCCTGTGCTCCTCCTGCGCTGCTGAGGGCACCCACAGGCGCTGCTCCGGCCTGAGAAACAGCGTACAGAGCTGGGAGTGTGACAGCTGTGCTGGTCTTGGAACGG CCTCCAGGGATGAGCCAGAGCTCAGTGGCCCCAGCCTGACCAGTCAGTCAGGACTGGAGcctgctcacagctcagcagaATCTGAGGccatcagccccagctcccgCGGCCCGGTGCCATCGGGGCTGGCTCCCCAGGCTTCATCCGCAGagaccagcagcacagcacgGCAGCAGTCTCTGCCATCTCCCTCGCTGgacaccagcagccccagcacaccaAGGTCATTGTacagcagcatccctgagccTGAGGACAGGGGCCATTCCAGACATGCTGGGCCCGGCCGCAGGCGCACCCGCTCCTGCCAGGAAGGTCGGGCCTCCAATGGACCAGTCCAATCGAGGAGTCGCTGTGACAGGCGCAGCAGGACAAGGACTGAGAGGCCCAGGCGAAGGGAGACACCTTCACAGGCATCCCCCAGacgcagccgctcccgccagcaACACCGGGCCCTAAGTCCACCTGTCCGGTCCAGGAGTCGCCGTGGCAGAAGCCACAGGACAGCAACAAGGACAGAGGGGCCCAGGCGAAGGGAGACACCATCAGGGACATCCCCCAGacgcagccgctcccgccatCAAGGTCAGGCCCAGAGTCCACCTGTCCGGCCAAGCAGTCACCGTGATAGAAGTAGCAGAACAAGACCAAGGACTGAGAGGCCCAGGCGAAGGCAGACACCTTCATGGGAATCCCCCAGacgcagccgctcccgccatCAAGGTCGGGCCCTAAGTCCACCTGTCCGGTCCAGGATTCGCCGTGACAGCAGCCACAGGACAGCAACAAGGACTGAGAGGCCCAGGCAAAGGGAGACACCGTCAGGGACGTCCCCCAGACGCAGCTGCTGCCGTCCGCAGCACCGGGCCTCGAATCAACCTCTCTGGTCCAGGAGTCgccaggacaggagcaggaggagagcagcaagtGCTGAGAGGCCCAGGCGCACGGGGACACCATCAGGGAGGTCCCGCAGAGGCAACCGCTCCCGCCAGCGGCGTCGAGCCTCCACTGGGACCTCCAACAGCAGCACGTAG
- the LOC140684967 gene encoding LOW QUALITY PROTEIN: uncharacterized protein (The sequence of the model RefSeq protein was modified relative to this genomic sequence to represent the inferred CDS: inserted 4 bases in 2 codons), which translates to MAAVSEREEQHLEETFPDRDTPLTAAMCDGRQEGPGAREPVCMLCRRAEADPDVCGDKLEKHGLCAHVYCLFFATLLFAQEDKHVGLKGFLPRDILVAVRRAAQKRCCVCGQSGATIMCCMEDCDRWFHLPCAKKGGCVTQYIPYYSSYCPEHRPEQDVEATPEPGTNCLICLEPVEDRKTFRTLVCPACKRAWFHRDCIQVGALXPQPQGTAGAQQHQGXLLTLLLFALQGQAMRTGLFHFRCPHCRSLMVFAYEMLNLGIRIPFRLPTWEDNDAFADLGERHSRCNARDCLYPGGREEAEEEGPWELLLCSSCAAEGTHRRCSGLRNSVQSWECDSCAGLGTGMRQTSRDEPELSGPSLTSQSGLEPAHSSAESEAISPSSRGPVPSGLDPQASSAVTSSTARQQSLPSPSLDTSSPSTPRSLYSSIPEPEDRGHSRHAGPGRRRTRSRQEGRASNGPVRSRSRCDRRSRTRTERPRRRETPSQASPRRSRSRQQHRALSPPVRSRSRRGRSHRTATRTEGPRQRETPSGTSPRRSRSRHQGQAQSPPVRSRIRRDRSHRTATRTERPRRRQTPSRVSPRRSRCRLQRRASNQPLRSRSCQDRSSRARPRTERPRRRQTPSRVSPRRSRSRQQGQAQSPPVRPSSHRDGSSRTRPRKERPRQRQTPSQASPRRSRCRPQHRASNQPLRSRSRQDRSRRRAASAERPRRMGTPSGRSRRGNRSRQRRRASTGTSNSST; encoded by the exons ATGGCAGCCGTCAGTG AGAGAGAGGAACAGCACCTGGAGGAGACTTTTCCGGACAGGGACACACCGCTGACGGCTGCCATGTGTGACGGGCGGCAGGAGGgccctggtgccagggagccAG tgtgCATGCTGTGTCGCCGTGCAGAGGCTGACCCGGACGTCTGCGGTGACAAACTGGAGAAGCACGGGCTCTGTGCCCACGTGTACTGCCTG tTCTTTGCCACTCTACTTTTTGCTCAAGAGGACAAACATGTTGGACTCAAAGGATTTCTTCCTCGAGATATCCTAGTTGCAGTGCGGCGGGCGGCACAAAAG CGCTGCTGCGTCTGTGGCCAGAGCGGGGCAACCATCATGTGCTGCATGGAGGACTGTGACAGATGGTTCCACCTGCCCTGTGCCAAGAAGGGCGGCTGCGTCACACAGTATATTCCATATTACAG ctcctaCTGCCCTGAGCACCGTCCAGAGCAGGACGTGGAGGCGACTCCAGAGCCGGGCACCAATTGCCTCATCTGCTTGGAGCCTGTGGAGGATAGAAAGACTTTCAGAACCCTGGTGTGCCCAGCGTGCAAAAGGGCCTGGTTCCACAGGGACTGCATCCAGGTAGGagccct ccctcagccccagggcacagcaggtgctcagcagcaccaggg ctTGCTCACCCTGCTTCTGTttgccctgcagggacaggccatgcGCACTGGTCTTTTCCATTTCCGGTGCCCCCATTGCAGAAGCCTAATGGTGTTCGCTTACGAAATGCTCAACCTGGGGATCCGAATCCCCTTCAG ACTGCCAACATGGGAGGACAACGATGCCTTCGCGGATCTAGGAGAGAGGCACAGCAGGTGCAATGCCAGGGATTGCCTTTACCcgggaggcagggaggaggcagaggaagaggg GCCCTGGGAACTGCTCCTGTGCTCCTCCTGCGCTGCTGAGGGCACCCACAGGCGCTGCTCTGGCCTGAGAAACAGCGTACAGAGCTGGGAGTGTGACAGCTGTGCTGGTCTTGGAACGGGAATGAGGCAAA CCTCCAGGGATGAGCCAGAGCTCAGTGGCCCCAGCCTGACCAGTCAGTCAGGACTGGAGcctgctcacagctcagcagaATCTGAGGccatcagccccagctcccgCGGCCCGGTGCCATCGGGGCTGGATCCCCAGGCTTCATCCGCAGtgaccagcagcacagcacgGCAGCAGTCTCTGCCATCTCCCTCGCTGgacaccagcagccccagcacaccaAGGTCATTGTacagcagcatccctgagccTGAGGACAGGGGCCATTCCAGACATGCTGGGCCCGGCCGCAGGCGCACCCGCTCCCGCCAGGAAGGTCGGGCCTCCAATGGACCAGTCCGATCGAGGAGTCGCTGTGACAGGCGCAGCAGGACAAGGACTGAGAGGCCCAGGCGAAGGGAGACACCTTCACAGGCATCCCCCAGacgcagccgctcccgccagcaACACCGGGCCCTCAGTCCACCTGTCCGGTCCAGGAGTCGCCGTGGCAGAAGCCACAGGACAGCAACAAGGACAGAGGGGCCCAGGCAAAGGGAGACACCATCAGGGACATCCCCCAGacgcagccgctcccgccatCAAGGTCAGGCCCAGAGTCCACCTGTCCGGTCCAGGATTCGCCGTGACAGAAGCCACAGGACAGCAACAAGGACTGAGAGGCCCAGGCGAAGGCAGACACCATCACGAGTATCCCCCAGACGCAGCCGCTGCCGCCTGCAGCGCCGGGCCTCGAATCAACCTCTCCGgtccaggagctgccaggacaggagcagcagggcaagACCAAGGACTGAGAGGCCCAGGCGAAGGCAGACACCATCACGAGTATCCCCCAGacgcagccgctcccgccagcaAGGTCAGGCCCAGAGTCCACCTGTCCGGCCAAGCAGTCACCGTGATGGGAGTAGCAGAACAAGACCAAGGAAGGAGAGGCCCAGGCAAAGGCAGACACCTTCACAGGCATCCCCCAGACGCAGCCGCTGCCGCCCGCAGCACCGGGCCTCGAATCAACCTCTCCGGTCCAGGAGTCgccaggacaggagcaggaggagagcagcaagtGCTGAGAGGCCCAGGCGCATGGGGACACCGTCAGGGAGGTCCCGCAGAGGCAACCGCTCCCGCCAGCGGCGTCGAGCCTCAACTGGGACCTCCAACAGCAGCACGTAG